The following is a genomic window from Rhododendron vialii isolate Sample 1 chromosome 9a, ASM3025357v1.
GACTGAGCAAAAAGAACTGTTCCTCTCAATTAGAATAGTAGGGAAAACCCTGCTTTCAAGAACTTAGCTgagtttggatttggatttgaaatttttttaaaaaaataataggggtaataggtgaagagagatagagtgagaaatgttgaaagtagaggAAATCTAAGAAGAATTTaagggtattttttgaaaaatactttttgaaaagcaaagagaacaagacATTTTAAATGTCTGTTTCTTCCCGTCGATGTAAGAAGACGCTACAACTAGGTAATGTTTCGCAATGTAATTCTGATGTAGAACACACGAAGACCTAATTTCAAGATCAGCTGGACCGTGTCAAGCCTTTGAAGCCCAAACGATGTTTAGTTTCCGATTATCCGATTTGGCAAAATTCGGACAAGCTCGGAATAGgcaacttggtgggctgacatATTTTCGCGATTCGGTCATTTCACACCACCCTAAGACGTGGCTAATGGTGTTTTTtagcctaattccttcgtttaggcaTTCAATTTACGTTTTTGCTGTTTTAGAAAAATTTTGATTCATTAATAACTTTTAAACCGTAATTCCTTATTAGTTGGTTCTTTTGGGGGAAAGTCCTGTTTTTCTTCCCGTTTTTAATTTTagaaaaagccccaaattttgggactttttattttccgaCTTTATTTTTAGGATTTCTAAGGTTTCGGGCCTATTAAAGGGTTGTAATCTAATGTTTGCCTCACATTttcatcaataatattacaAACTTTGTCTTTCctcttgtggattcaagaaATTGCTCGAAGCTAGGAGTTTCCatctcgtttggattagtacgtTAACTAATCTCAATCTTGTGAATTTCGCTAtgtcaaattcaaatattgaccaaagcCTAATCGCTAAGTTGAcatagacaaaagaaaaaaaaaaaagacaagaaacagCTGAAAAATTATTGGAAGCATGCATCTTACCATTCCTGACCCAATCAGATACTGAATTGTCTTCTCAATTTGCCTCATGTCTACTCGTCCACATAGGTAGAGGTACTTATTGAGAAGATCGCCATGCCTGTTTTCTTCAGCAGTCCATCCCTTCGTCCACACTGCCCAAGAAGTGAGGCTCGCCGCTGTCTCGTCCCTCGTACCATCTCCGCTATTTAGCATTGTTTGGTAAGTAGGAAGTGCTTCTTCTGTGATCATGTCTCCAACCAAAACAACGAAGTAATCGTCTGGAACCTCCTTTGCCCTTTCCCTTAATTCCATGACTTGATCATGAAATCCATCGGAAGCAGGATCGGGTAGGAAATCCTGCGGTTGCCAGCATTTCTCCACCGGCTTTAAATGAACCAAGATGTTCTGCTCGGCCCAATCCTCCAGGTTTTTAAAGATCTCTATCTTTTCGGGTGGCATTGAGTGAGTTACTTGAACATGAACCTCGCGAAGAGGGCTGAAAGGCTTCTTGAGACTCTCAACCTCTCTAAATAAGAGAGAAACGGAATTAAATGCTCTGTTTGGGTACAAGGCAAGGCCAAGACAATGGATCCATGATCATGAAGCACATAAGCacagttttacttttttatgtttgtaaaaagagagagacagagagagggagagggagctaGAGAGACGTGGAGAGATCTGACATGGAGAAAACATTATTCTACGCTCATGGAGCACGGTCATGTGGTTTTTAAACTTATTTTCCATCACACGTATGTTTCTCAGTACATATAACGGAAACACTGCTAGTGCGCATCGAAcacgagacaaaaaaaaattaaactatttttttatcaactagtgTTGTGCCCATTTGATATACAAAGTTGAAAGAAACaccaatgtgattttttttatcccgtGCTTAGAATGGGCAcaatactagtatatatattGAGGAAATCTTGTTTACAGAGCAGCTGTAaacaagtatttttattttcaatctgGGTCGTCCAATACCGTAACGGACGGCTGATATCACTGAGCTCTATAAAGAGCCGCTTTGCAGCGGCTTGGTATAGAAgtatatcatatatatatatatatatatatatatatatatatatatatatatatatatatatatatatattcaaatgaGGTGAGAAAAAAACTAACGTGGAGCCGGAGCTGAGGGTGGAGGCCCTCAGAAACTTTGGAGATTGGAGATTTGGCTTTGGGGGAAGAGCAAAGGAAGGGTACTTGTGGGAATATTTCAAGGCGATGGGATTGAGGTTCAGagccattttcctttctttcttctttcttgttgcTCGAGAGGTTTTCTTCACTGGGAGAATGGAGAAATTAATAGAGAAGAGGAGGAGTTCTTTGTTGTTACTATATAGTGTATGAAGTGGGGTCATTATGTGTGAGAGTTTTGGAATAGGAAagggagtgcaattttgttcaccttcttCAAAAGAGGGTGAA
Proteins encoded in this region:
- the LOC131300697 gene encoding stearoyl-[acyl-carrier-protein] 9-desaturase, chloroplastic-like, which encodes MTPLHTLYSNNKELLLFSINFSILPVKKTSRATRKKKERKMALNLNPIALKYSHKYPSFALPPKPNLQSPKFLRASTLSSGSTEVESLKKPFSPLREVHVQVTHSMPPEKIEIFKNLEDWAEQNILVHLKPVEKCWQPQDFLPDPASDGFHDQVMELRERAKEVPDDYFVVLVGDMITEEALPTYQTMLNSGDGTRDETAASLTSWAVWTKGWTAEENRHGDLLNKYLYLCGRVDMRQIEKTIQYLIGSGMDPRTENSPYLGFIYTSFQERATFISHGNTARHAKEYGDSKLAQICGTIASDEKRHETAYTKIVEKLFEIDPDATMLALADMMRKKITMPAHLMYDGRDDNLFDHFSSVAQRLGVYTAKDYADILEFLVGRWKVEGITGLSLEGRKAQNYVCGLPQRIRRLEERSQGRAKEARYVPFSWIFDKQVKL